One window from the genome of Nicotiana sylvestris chromosome 9, ASM39365v2, whole genome shotgun sequence encodes:
- the LOC104213319 gene encoding potassium transporter 5-like isoform X4 — protein MSSLFSKLTTTEMAEDKDVSTFKLDMPDRRTRRASKLKSTLENSNFAKFFLLLATMLGTSMVIGDGVLTPCISVLSAVGGVKAAAPSVMTEDRIVWLSVAILILLFVFQRFGTEKVGYTFAPILCMWFVLITGIGIYNFVTIDITIFRALNPMYIVAYFQRNGKDAWVSLGGVVMCITGAEALFADVGHFTVRSVQISMCCVTYPALILAYLGQGAFLTKHSDDVADTFYKSLPKSIYWPMFGVAVLAAIIASQALISGTFAIIQQSLALGCFPRVKIMHTSKKHHGQIYIPEINTLLMLACVLVTLAFRTTEKLSNAYGIAVVFVMVLTSCFLVLVMIMIWKTHILLIIAYVLVIGSVELVYLSAVLYKFDQGGYLPLAFAMFLLFIMYVWNYVYRKKYHFELKNKISPEKVKETVDETNSYHRLPGLAIFYSELVHGIPPIFKHYVENVPALHSVLVFASVKSLPISKVPLEERFLFRRVKPYDLYVFRCVVRYGCLTKNLSPWSKLKKKFGLLIIRRQKIKYF, from the exons ATGTCTTCATTGTTCTCCAAGCTAACGACAACGGAGATG GCAGAAGACAAAGATGTGTCGACTTTTAAACTTGATATGCCAGATAGACGTACACGTCGAGCTTCAAAGCTTAAGTCAACGCTAGAAAACAGCAACTTTGCAAAGTTCTTTTTGTTATTAGCCACAATGCTTGGTACTTCCATGGTTATTGGAGATGGTGTCCTCACGCCCTGTATTTCAG TTTTGTCTGCTGTTGGAGGAGTCAAAGCAGCTGCTCCCTCAGTCATGACTGAAG ATAGAATCGTGTGGCTTTCAGTAGCCATCTTGATATTGCTATTCGTGTTTCAAAGATTTGGAACTGAAAAAGTTGGCTACACATTTGCACCTATACTTTGCATGTGGTTTGTTTTGATTACTGGCATTGGCATCTACAACTTCGTGACCATTGATATAACTATATTCCGAGCTCTTAATCCTATGTACATCGTCGCCTATTTTCAAAGGAACGGAAAGGATGCTTGGGTTTCCCTTGGCGGGGTTGTTATGTGCATAACAG GAGCTGAGGCACTATTTGCTGACGTTGGTCATTTTACTGTTAGATCTGTACAAATAAGCATGTGCTGTGTAACATACCCAGCGCTCATATTAGCATATCTTGGTCAAGGCGCCTTTTTAACAAAGCACAGTGATGATGTTGCTGATACTTTCTACAAGTCCTTACCTA AGAGTATATATTGGCCAATGTTTGGGGTAGCTGTATTGGCAGCCATCATTGCAAGTCAAGCCTTGATCTCTGGGACTTTCGCTATAATCCAACAATCCCTTGCATTAGGATGTTTTCCTCGTGTTAAAATTATGCACACATCAAAAAAGCATCATGGTCAAATCTACATTCCTGAAATCAATACCCTTCTCATGTTGGCTTGTGTTCTTGTCACTCTTGCGTTCAGAACCACTGAAAAGCTTAGCAATGCATATG GAATAGCGGTGGTGTTTGTGATGGTACTAACATCATGCTTCCTCGTACTAGTCATGATCATGATATGGAAAACTCACATTCTTCTTATAATCGCCTACGTTCTAGTCATTGGTTCGGTTGAGCTTGTATACCTAAGTGCAGTCCTGTACAAGTTTGATCAAGGTGGTTACCTTCCACTGGCTTTTGCAATGTTCCTATTGTTTATCATGTACGTATGGAATTATGTGTACCGAAAGAAATACCACTTCGAGCTAAAAAACAAGATCTCTCCTGAAAAAGTTAAAGAAACGGTCGATGAGACAAATTCATATCATCGTCTTCCCGGACTTGCAATTTTCTATTCTGAGCTTGTACATGGAATTCCACCAATTTTCAAACATTATGTGGAGAATGTGCCAGCTTTACACTCTGTCCTTGTCTTTGCTTCGGTCAAATCGCTTCCCATAAGCAAAGTGCCATTAGAAGAAAGGTTCCTCTTCCGCAGGGTGAAGCCATATGATCTCTACGTGTTTCGTTGTGTGGTACGTTATggatgtttaaccaaaaatctgagtccttggtcaaagctaaaaaagaaattcgggttactgataatcaggagacaaaaaataaaatacttttga
- the LOC104213319 gene encoding potassium transporter 5-like isoform X2, translated as MGSNIEQSQDDVPHEKNLKEKTVTSQKLKRHDPLDLESSKMPGAKQVVGWSVIMKLAFQSLGVVYGDIGTSPLYVFSTIFLDGIKHEEDVLGALSLIIYTITLIPVVKYVFIVLQANDNGDGGTFALYSLICRYTKVGLIPSTQAEDKDVSTFKLDMPDRRTRRASKLKSTLENSNFAKFFLLLATMLGTSMVIGDGVLTPCISVLSAVGGVKAAAPSVMTEDRIVWLSVAILILLFVFQRFGTEKVGYTFAPILCMWFVLITGIGIYNFVTIDITIFRALNPMYIVAYFQRNGKDAWVSLGGVVMCITGAEALFADVGHFTVRSVQISMCCVTYPALILAYLGQGAFLTKHSDDVADTFYKSLPKSIYWPMFGVAVLAAIIASQALISGTFAIIQQSLALGCFPRVKIMHTSKKHHGQIYIPEINTLLMLACVLVTLAFRTTEKLSNAYGIAVVFVMVLTSCFLVLVMIMIWKTHILLIIAYVLVIGSVELVYLSAVLYKFDQGGYLPLAFAMFLLFIMYVWNYVYRKKYHFELKNKISPEKVKETVDETNSYHRLPGLAIFYSELVHGIPPIFKHYVENVPALHSVLVFASVKSLPISKVPLEERFLFRRVKPYDLYVFRCVEQKSFGKP; from the exons ATGGGGAGCAACATTGAGCAAAGCCAAGATGATGTTCCTCATGAGAAAAATCTTAAGGAAAAGACAGTTACTAGCCAGAAATTAAAGCGACACGACCCCTTAGATTTGGAATCCAGCAAAATGCCCGGTGCCAAGCAGGTAGTGGGATGGTCAGTGATAATGAAACTGGCATTTCAGAGCTTAGGGGTGGTGTACGGAGATATTGGAACGTCACCATTGTACGTGTTTTCGACCATTTTCCTTGATGGTATAAAACATGAAGAGGATGTACTTGGCGCTCTTTCTCTCATCATTTACACTATCACTTTGATTCCTGTCGTCAAGTATGTCTTCATTGTTCTCCAAGCTAACGACAACGGAGATG GAGGTACATTTGCGTTATATTCATTGATATGCCGATATACTAAGGTGGGATTAATTCCAAGTACACAGGCAGAAGACAAAGATGTGTCGACTTTTAAACTTGATATGCCAGATAGACGTACACGTCGAGCTTCAAAGCTTAAGTCAACGCTAGAAAACAGCAACTTTGCAAAGTTCTTTTTGTTATTAGCCACAATGCTTGGTACTTCCATGGTTATTGGAGATGGTGTCCTCACGCCCTGTATTTCAG TTTTGTCTGCTGTTGGAGGAGTCAAAGCAGCTGCTCCCTCAGTCATGACTGAAG ATAGAATCGTGTGGCTTTCAGTAGCCATCTTGATATTGCTATTCGTGTTTCAAAGATTTGGAACTGAAAAAGTTGGCTACACATTTGCACCTATACTTTGCATGTGGTTTGTTTTGATTACTGGCATTGGCATCTACAACTTCGTGACCATTGATATAACTATATTCCGAGCTCTTAATCCTATGTACATCGTCGCCTATTTTCAAAGGAACGGAAAGGATGCTTGGGTTTCCCTTGGCGGGGTTGTTATGTGCATAACAG GAGCTGAGGCACTATTTGCTGACGTTGGTCATTTTACTGTTAGATCTGTACAAATAAGCATGTGCTGTGTAACATACCCAGCGCTCATATTAGCATATCTTGGTCAAGGCGCCTTTTTAACAAAGCACAGTGATGATGTTGCTGATACTTTCTACAAGTCCTTACCTA AGAGTATATATTGGCCAATGTTTGGGGTAGCTGTATTGGCAGCCATCATTGCAAGTCAAGCCTTGATCTCTGGGACTTTCGCTATAATCCAACAATCCCTTGCATTAGGATGTTTTCCTCGTGTTAAAATTATGCACACATCAAAAAAGCATCATGGTCAAATCTACATTCCTGAAATCAATACCCTTCTCATGTTGGCTTGTGTTCTTGTCACTCTTGCGTTCAGAACCACTGAAAAGCTTAGCAATGCATATG GAATAGCGGTGGTGTTTGTGATGGTACTAACATCATGCTTCCTCGTACTAGTCATGATCATGATATGGAAAACTCACATTCTTCTTATAATCGCCTACGTTCTAGTCATTGGTTCGGTTGAGCTTGTATACCTAAGTGCAGTCCTGTACAAGTTTGATCAAGGTGGTTACCTTCCACTGGCTTTTGCAATGTTCCTATTGTTTATCATGTACGTATGGAATTATGTGTACCGAAAGAAATACCACTTCGAGCTAAAAAACAAGATCTCTCCTGAAAAAGTTAAAGAAACGGTCGATGAGACAAATTCATATCATCGTCTTCCCGGACTTGCAATTTTCTATTCTGAGCTTGTACATGGAATTCCACCAATTTTCAAACATTATGTGGAGAATGTGCCAGCTTTACACTCTGTCCTTGTCTTTGCTTCGGTCAAATCGCTTCCCATAAGCAAAGTGCCATTAGAAGAAAGGTTCCTCTTCCGCAGGGTGAAGCCATATGATCTCTACGTGTTTCGTTGTGTG gagcaaaaaagttttggtaaaccCTGA
- the LOC104213319 gene encoding potassium transporter 5-like isoform X3, with translation MGSNIEQSQDDVPHEKNLKEKTVTSQKLKRHDPLDLESSKMPGAKQVVGWSVIMKLAFQSLGVVYGDIGTSPLYVFSTIFLDGIKHEEDVLGALSLIIYTITLIPVVKYVFIVLQANDNGDGGTFALYSLICRYTKVGLIPSTQAEDKDVSTFKLDMPDRRTRRASKLKSTLENSNFAKFFLLLATMLGTSMVIGDGVLTPCISVLSAVGGVKAAAPSVMTEDRIVWLSVAILILLFVFQRFGTEKVGYTFAPILCMWFVLITGIGIYNFVTIDITIFRALNPMYIVAYFQRNGKDAWVSLGGVVMCITGAEALFADVGHFTVRSVQISMCCVTYPALILAYLGQGAFLTKHSDDVADTFYKSLPKSIYWPMFGVAVLAAIIASQALISGTFAIIQQSLALGCFPRVKIMHTSKKHHGQIYIPEINTLLMLACVLVTLAFRTTEKLSNAYGIAVVFVMVLTSCFLVLVMIMIWKTHILLIIAYVLVIGSVELVYLSAVLYKFDQGGYLPLAFAMFLLFIMYVWNYVYRKKYHFELKNKISPEKVKETVDETNSYHRLPGLAIFYSELVHGIPPIFKHYVENVPALHSVLVFASVKSLPISKVPLEERFLFRRVKPYDLYVFRCVWLV, from the exons ATGGGGAGCAACATTGAGCAAAGCCAAGATGATGTTCCTCATGAGAAAAATCTTAAGGAAAAGACAGTTACTAGCCAGAAATTAAAGCGACACGACCCCTTAGATTTGGAATCCAGCAAAATGCCCGGTGCCAAGCAGGTAGTGGGATGGTCAGTGATAATGAAACTGGCATTTCAGAGCTTAGGGGTGGTGTACGGAGATATTGGAACGTCACCATTGTACGTGTTTTCGACCATTTTCCTTGATGGTATAAAACATGAAGAGGATGTACTTGGCGCTCTTTCTCTCATCATTTACACTATCACTTTGATTCCTGTCGTCAAGTATGTCTTCATTGTTCTCCAAGCTAACGACAACGGAGATG GAGGTACATTTGCGTTATATTCATTGATATGCCGATATACTAAGGTGGGATTAATTCCAAGTACACAGGCAGAAGACAAAGATGTGTCGACTTTTAAACTTGATATGCCAGATAGACGTACACGTCGAGCTTCAAAGCTTAAGTCAACGCTAGAAAACAGCAACTTTGCAAAGTTCTTTTTGTTATTAGCCACAATGCTTGGTACTTCCATGGTTATTGGAGATGGTGTCCTCACGCCCTGTATTTCAG TTTTGTCTGCTGTTGGAGGAGTCAAAGCAGCTGCTCCCTCAGTCATGACTGAAG ATAGAATCGTGTGGCTTTCAGTAGCCATCTTGATATTGCTATTCGTGTTTCAAAGATTTGGAACTGAAAAAGTTGGCTACACATTTGCACCTATACTTTGCATGTGGTTTGTTTTGATTACTGGCATTGGCATCTACAACTTCGTGACCATTGATATAACTATATTCCGAGCTCTTAATCCTATGTACATCGTCGCCTATTTTCAAAGGAACGGAAAGGATGCTTGGGTTTCCCTTGGCGGGGTTGTTATGTGCATAACAG GAGCTGAGGCACTATTTGCTGACGTTGGTCATTTTACTGTTAGATCTGTACAAATAAGCATGTGCTGTGTAACATACCCAGCGCTCATATTAGCATATCTTGGTCAAGGCGCCTTTTTAACAAAGCACAGTGATGATGTTGCTGATACTTTCTACAAGTCCTTACCTA AGAGTATATATTGGCCAATGTTTGGGGTAGCTGTATTGGCAGCCATCATTGCAAGTCAAGCCTTGATCTCTGGGACTTTCGCTATAATCCAACAATCCCTTGCATTAGGATGTTTTCCTCGTGTTAAAATTATGCACACATCAAAAAAGCATCATGGTCAAATCTACATTCCTGAAATCAATACCCTTCTCATGTTGGCTTGTGTTCTTGTCACTCTTGCGTTCAGAACCACTGAAAAGCTTAGCAATGCATATG GAATAGCGGTGGTGTTTGTGATGGTACTAACATCATGCTTCCTCGTACTAGTCATGATCATGATATGGAAAACTCACATTCTTCTTATAATCGCCTACGTTCTAGTCATTGGTTCGGTTGAGCTTGTATACCTAAGTGCAGTCCTGTACAAGTTTGATCAAGGTGGTTACCTTCCACTGGCTTTTGCAATGTTCCTATTGTTTATCATGTACGTATGGAATTATGTGTACCGAAAGAAATACCACTTCGAGCTAAAAAACAAGATCTCTCCTGAAAAAGTTAAAGAAACGGTCGATGAGACAAATTCATATCATCGTCTTCCCGGACTTGCAATTTTCTATTCTGAGCTTGTACATGGAATTCCACCAATTTTCAAACATTATGTGGAGAATGTGCCAGCTTTACACTCTGTCCTTGTCTTTGCTTCGGTCAAATCGCTTCCCATAAGCAAAGTGCCATTAGAAGAAAGGTTCCTCTTCCGCAGGGTGAAGCCATATGATCTCTACGTGTTTCGTTGTGTG tggcttgtttga
- the LOC104213319 gene encoding potassium transporter 5-like isoform X1, which yields MGSNIEQSQDDVPHEKNLKEKTVTSQKLKRHDPLDLESSKMPGAKQVVGWSVIMKLAFQSLGVVYGDIGTSPLYVFSTIFLDGIKHEEDVLGALSLIIYTITLIPVVKYVFIVLQANDNGDGGTFALYSLICRYTKVGLIPSTQAEDKDVSTFKLDMPDRRTRRASKLKSTLENSNFAKFFLLLATMLGTSMVIGDGVLTPCISVLSAVGGVKAAAPSVMTEDRIVWLSVAILILLFVFQRFGTEKVGYTFAPILCMWFVLITGIGIYNFVTIDITIFRALNPMYIVAYFQRNGKDAWVSLGGVVMCITGAEALFADVGHFTVRSVQISMCCVTYPALILAYLGQGAFLTKHSDDVADTFYKSLPKSIYWPMFGVAVLAAIIASQALISGTFAIIQQSLALGCFPRVKIMHTSKKHHGQIYIPEINTLLMLACVLVTLAFRTTEKLSNAYGIAVVFVMVLTSCFLVLVMIMIWKTHILLIIAYVLVIGSVELVYLSAVLYKFDQGGYLPLAFAMFLLFIMYVWNYVYRKKYHFELKNKISPEKVKETVDETNSYHRLPGLAIFYSELVHGIPPIFKHYVENVPALHSVLVFASVKSLPISKVPLEERFLFRRVKPYDLYVFRCVVRYGCLTKNLSPWSKLKKKFGLLIIRRQKIKYF from the exons ATGGGGAGCAACATTGAGCAAAGCCAAGATGATGTTCCTCATGAGAAAAATCTTAAGGAAAAGACAGTTACTAGCCAGAAATTAAAGCGACACGACCCCTTAGATTTGGAATCCAGCAAAATGCCCGGTGCCAAGCAGGTAGTGGGATGGTCAGTGATAATGAAACTGGCATTTCAGAGCTTAGGGGTGGTGTACGGAGATATTGGAACGTCACCATTGTACGTGTTTTCGACCATTTTCCTTGATGGTATAAAACATGAAGAGGATGTACTTGGCGCTCTTTCTCTCATCATTTACACTATCACTTTGATTCCTGTCGTCAAGTATGTCTTCATTGTTCTCCAAGCTAACGACAACGGAGATG GAGGTACATTTGCGTTATATTCATTGATATGCCGATATACTAAGGTGGGATTAATTCCAAGTACACAGGCAGAAGACAAAGATGTGTCGACTTTTAAACTTGATATGCCAGATAGACGTACACGTCGAGCTTCAAAGCTTAAGTCAACGCTAGAAAACAGCAACTTTGCAAAGTTCTTTTTGTTATTAGCCACAATGCTTGGTACTTCCATGGTTATTGGAGATGGTGTCCTCACGCCCTGTATTTCAG TTTTGTCTGCTGTTGGAGGAGTCAAAGCAGCTGCTCCCTCAGTCATGACTGAAG ATAGAATCGTGTGGCTTTCAGTAGCCATCTTGATATTGCTATTCGTGTTTCAAAGATTTGGAACTGAAAAAGTTGGCTACACATTTGCACCTATACTTTGCATGTGGTTTGTTTTGATTACTGGCATTGGCATCTACAACTTCGTGACCATTGATATAACTATATTCCGAGCTCTTAATCCTATGTACATCGTCGCCTATTTTCAAAGGAACGGAAAGGATGCTTGGGTTTCCCTTGGCGGGGTTGTTATGTGCATAACAG GAGCTGAGGCACTATTTGCTGACGTTGGTCATTTTACTGTTAGATCTGTACAAATAAGCATGTGCTGTGTAACATACCCAGCGCTCATATTAGCATATCTTGGTCAAGGCGCCTTTTTAACAAAGCACAGTGATGATGTTGCTGATACTTTCTACAAGTCCTTACCTA AGAGTATATATTGGCCAATGTTTGGGGTAGCTGTATTGGCAGCCATCATTGCAAGTCAAGCCTTGATCTCTGGGACTTTCGCTATAATCCAACAATCCCTTGCATTAGGATGTTTTCCTCGTGTTAAAATTATGCACACATCAAAAAAGCATCATGGTCAAATCTACATTCCTGAAATCAATACCCTTCTCATGTTGGCTTGTGTTCTTGTCACTCTTGCGTTCAGAACCACTGAAAAGCTTAGCAATGCATATG GAATAGCGGTGGTGTTTGTGATGGTACTAACATCATGCTTCCTCGTACTAGTCATGATCATGATATGGAAAACTCACATTCTTCTTATAATCGCCTACGTTCTAGTCATTGGTTCGGTTGAGCTTGTATACCTAAGTGCAGTCCTGTACAAGTTTGATCAAGGTGGTTACCTTCCACTGGCTTTTGCAATGTTCCTATTGTTTATCATGTACGTATGGAATTATGTGTACCGAAAGAAATACCACTTCGAGCTAAAAAACAAGATCTCTCCTGAAAAAGTTAAAGAAACGGTCGATGAGACAAATTCATATCATCGTCTTCCCGGACTTGCAATTTTCTATTCTGAGCTTGTACATGGAATTCCACCAATTTTCAAACATTATGTGGAGAATGTGCCAGCTTTACACTCTGTCCTTGTCTTTGCTTCGGTCAAATCGCTTCCCATAAGCAAAGTGCCATTAGAAGAAAGGTTCCTCTTCCGCAGGGTGAAGCCATATGATCTCTACGTGTTTCGTTGTGTGGTACGTTATggatgtttaaccaaaaatctgagtccttggtcaaagctaaaaaagaaattcgggttactgataatcaggagacaaaaaataaaatacttttga
- the LOC104213319 gene encoding potassium transporter 5-like isoform X5, producing MGSNIEQSQDDVPHEKNLKEKTVTSQKLKRHDPLDLESSKMPGAKQVVGWSVIMKLAFQSLGVVYGDIGTSPLYVFSTIFLDGIKHEEDVLGALSLIIYTITLIPVVKYVFIVLQANDNGDGGTFALYSLICRYTKVGLIPSTQAEDKDVSTFKLDMPDRRTRRASKLKSTLENSNFAKFFLLLATMLGTSMVIGDGVLTPCISVLSAVGGVKAAAPSVMTEDRIVWLSVAILILLFVFQRFGTEKVGYTFAPILCMWFVLITGIGIYNFVTIDITIFRALNPMYIVAYFQRNGKDAWVSLGGVVMCITGAEALFADVGHFTVRSVQISMCCVTYPALILAYLGQGAFLTKHSDDVADTFYKSLPKSIYWPMFGVAVLAAIIASQALISGTFAIIQQSLALGCFPRVKIMHTSKKHHGQIYIPEINTLLMLACVLVTLAFRTTEKLSNAYGIAVVFVMVLTSCFLVLVMIMIWKTHILLIIAYVLVIGSVELVYLSAVLYKFDQGAKKFW from the exons ATGGGGAGCAACATTGAGCAAAGCCAAGATGATGTTCCTCATGAGAAAAATCTTAAGGAAAAGACAGTTACTAGCCAGAAATTAAAGCGACACGACCCCTTAGATTTGGAATCCAGCAAAATGCCCGGTGCCAAGCAGGTAGTGGGATGGTCAGTGATAATGAAACTGGCATTTCAGAGCTTAGGGGTGGTGTACGGAGATATTGGAACGTCACCATTGTACGTGTTTTCGACCATTTTCCTTGATGGTATAAAACATGAAGAGGATGTACTTGGCGCTCTTTCTCTCATCATTTACACTATCACTTTGATTCCTGTCGTCAAGTATGTCTTCATTGTTCTCCAAGCTAACGACAACGGAGATG GAGGTACATTTGCGTTATATTCATTGATATGCCGATATACTAAGGTGGGATTAATTCCAAGTACACAGGCAGAAGACAAAGATGTGTCGACTTTTAAACTTGATATGCCAGATAGACGTACACGTCGAGCTTCAAAGCTTAAGTCAACGCTAGAAAACAGCAACTTTGCAAAGTTCTTTTTGTTATTAGCCACAATGCTTGGTACTTCCATGGTTATTGGAGATGGTGTCCTCACGCCCTGTATTTCAG TTTTGTCTGCTGTTGGAGGAGTCAAAGCAGCTGCTCCCTCAGTCATGACTGAAG ATAGAATCGTGTGGCTTTCAGTAGCCATCTTGATATTGCTATTCGTGTTTCAAAGATTTGGAACTGAAAAAGTTGGCTACACATTTGCACCTATACTTTGCATGTGGTTTGTTTTGATTACTGGCATTGGCATCTACAACTTCGTGACCATTGATATAACTATATTCCGAGCTCTTAATCCTATGTACATCGTCGCCTATTTTCAAAGGAACGGAAAGGATGCTTGGGTTTCCCTTGGCGGGGTTGTTATGTGCATAACAG GAGCTGAGGCACTATTTGCTGACGTTGGTCATTTTACTGTTAGATCTGTACAAATAAGCATGTGCTGTGTAACATACCCAGCGCTCATATTAGCATATCTTGGTCAAGGCGCCTTTTTAACAAAGCACAGTGATGATGTTGCTGATACTTTCTACAAGTCCTTACCTA AGAGTATATATTGGCCAATGTTTGGGGTAGCTGTATTGGCAGCCATCATTGCAAGTCAAGCCTTGATCTCTGGGACTTTCGCTATAATCCAACAATCCCTTGCATTAGGATGTTTTCCTCGTGTTAAAATTATGCACACATCAAAAAAGCATCATGGTCAAATCTACATTCCTGAAATCAATACCCTTCTCATGTTGGCTTGTGTTCTTGTCACTCTTGCGTTCAGAACCACTGAAAAGCTTAGCAATGCATATG GAATAGCGGTGGTGTTTGTGATGGTACTAACATCATGCTTCCTCGTACTAGTCATGATCATGATATGGAAAACTCACATTCTTCTTATAATCGCCTACGTTCTAGTCATTGGTTCGGTTGAGCTTGTATACCTAAGTGCAGTCCTGTACAAGTTTGATCAAG gagcaaaaaagttttggtaa